A segment of the Corylus avellana chromosome ca2, CavTom2PMs-1.0 genome:
GGAACAAccattattattacaatttgatttatatttattctcaagaggtagttcaatcagttgggaccacgcctaatgaagcgaatgtcattagttcgaattcctctccccctcttgtgtggacatgtaaaaaaaaaaaaaaaattgatttatatttattattactAATAATATTACAATTATTGTTGCTAATGAACCTATTATTAACACTATTCTTTCAACTAAATGTAATGACCATTGATTGCATTCAAGTGAGCTTAATGATCTTACGTGATTTTGAGTTTAAAGTCTTTACAAGCCTATAGTGCCTAGTAATTGGTAACTGTCTTAACTGGCACAAGTTTCAGACTTGACTCATTCTCTAAAGAGCTCggactcaaaaaaataattgtccACCCAATTTCTtacaccttaaaaaaaaaaaaaaaaccaacactCTTCTCTTCTGTATACAAATTGTATACAAGAGGCACTAATGATCTTGGCAAAAAGTCTTGCACAACTCCTGATCCAAGATTCTTCAACACCACGAGCAGCCCATCTACAGTTAACTGTGTCGGTGCTTCCTTGAGTTATGTGCCATTATGCAATCATTTAACTATAGATGGCCAGGGATGCTATCACCCTTTGGTGATAATGCCTCAAAAACTTTAATAGTCCACATTTTGGCTTTTGGTCAACCCTTTAAGGATTCAGTCATCCTAAGTtgttaatgcctcaaaacttatttatggtttcaaaaataaaatttagggaTAAAAAGTTAACCATTTGGAGATGATATCACCCtttggtgctaatgcctcaaaaccctaTATAGTCCATCTTCTTACTTTTGGTGACCGATTCCTTATGTAGTCCAGCTTCCTCCTTTTGGTGGACTGTAAGAAACAGCAAACTCTTGATAAGAAGAATTAAACATTGATCCATAGTTCTTCACTGTAATTCTATCatggtttttgaaaattctcTCAAAATAATTCTTGCTTTTGGTTACCGATTCTCTATATAAGCAAGTTTCCTACTTTTTTACCCATTCCATATAGTCCgccttctgtttttttatttttatttttttaggggttTTGGTGGTTTTAGGGTTTAAACCCTAATGTTAGggtttagtgttttgtttttagtgtttttacgttattattattattatttttaggttttaggttttttgtgtttttggagggtttttgtgtttttagagGTTTTTCGTGTTTctttcgtgttttttttttgaggttttgCATGTATTCAAACTCAATCAAACCTGCCCTTGTATCCTCAAAGGCTCAAACACGCCTTCTTGGGTAGCACTGCCATCAAATACATGATCATGTATATGCTGCTTGGCTTTATCATCTTTCCATGGATGTTCAACTGTAAACTCATCAAGACTTGTGAATacatctctttatttttcaatagtCTCTTTCTCATTAAAAGGTCTTAATCGACAAAAAACGATGATCTGGcctttcatatttgaaatgtATGAGAGGGACAATATTTTGCTCTTGTCATTTATAAAGATTCTTCaagactaacaaaaataaagaccAACACATCTTATGCTGTTGAAAATGCCCTTAATTTTGAAGGTTTTAGAAAATGCCAACCTTCAATAGTATTAAAATAACGCTTTCTTAAAACTTGTTCCTCCTTATAAAGCACTTCCAACTCAACAAGTTGAGCCCCTTGCATCTTCAAAATGGCAGTAGTTTGCTCATTCTTTCTATCGATGTCCTAAATGCAAGTAGAAAGTAATAAGCAAAATGCACTCGGTTGAAAATACATTCATATCAAGGCTTGAAATATTGTGATGCAATTAAGGTAGAAAATGAGACATAAAGAATTAGGAATGAGATGAAAAGTGTCAaacctctttcatttctctcaatTCCTCTAATTCCCTTagattattttgtaatgaagcCAAATCAGAGTTCCTGAGAGCAAGAGTTGACTCAACAACAGCCAACTCTTGTGTGACCCCTTCAAGCTTCTTTTCAAGTTCAAgtacctaaaaaataaaacccgaAAACACTAAAAAGAACGAAAAACCTCCAAAAGCACTcaaaaaatacgaaaaacacTAAAATGACAAGTAAAACATTAGcacaaaaacatgaaaacccTCCAaaagcactaaaaaaaaaaaaaaaaaacacgaaaaCTCTACAAACCTATatacaaaaagaagaagctgaaaaccctaaaaaaaaaaaacatgaaaacactaaaaaaacatgaataaCCTCCAAAAACACgaaaaaactccaaaaacacggaaaacactaaaaaaaaaaaaaaccacatgaATAACctccaaaaacacaaaaaccctccaaaaacacgaaaaaagaaaaatgaaaaaaaaaaaagcgaaaaacactaaaaaaaggcaaaaacataaaaaaaaacacgaaaaactcaaaacaaaacactcaaaaaagaaagaccttaaaaaaaaaaaaaaaaaaaaacatgattaatCAGTGTAAACatgccaatttttatttatttatggataCCAATTACTAATTAGCTCAATTTGAGCTCAATTGGGCTTTATAATAGCCCGTCTGTAGTTGGGCCACACGTCAATTTGTTGACGACGAGGGTAACCGAAACCGAATCTGTAGGAGTTAGAAATAAGGGCCATGggagaaatacaaaaataccGAGGGGTCTTTTTACAAATACGAAAATATGTGTGATAAAGAGGGTTTCGCTTCCTTCGAAACCCTCCTAAGCTTGCTTTCCCACCGCTGCAGCCGCCCCTCATAACTTAGAAGAAGGGGGCCGCGCCTCGAAGAATAATTTGAGAGGATCTGAAACGACTTTTAGGGACACGCAGAAAATAACGAAGAAGACAGCTGTTGCGGCGTATGGAGTTCATCGGTGGAGGTGCTACCAGCTGAAACCTGAATTAGGACTCTTCAACCAGGTATAACTTAGCCTATCGGTTTGGTTTTAGTAAAAATTAGGGCTGGGCAAATCCACCGTGTGCCGCGTACCGATTAGACACTGATTGGCTTCGAGTTTCTATGCCTTTTTTGGTTCAATTTGTGTTCTCTGATTGAGTATTTTTAATCTGATTTCGAATTCTTTTTCTTGCTgctgtttggttgccaagaaagtggaggaattttttttttttttcttgcagtTTGGGCTTGATTTTCCAATCTAGCCCATCACTGATTGCTGGGAGCTAAGGCTGTTGCTGGGGCTCCCTTTATCCATGCATTACGATGAATGTTGATGCTAATCTCTCTGTTTTTGCAGGCTTAATTAAGTTATCCCTCCCAGGCCACGTCTGGAAAGACGGGATCAGTTGGGTCTGGGTCGGAGACCATGGGAGCTGAGGAATTAGTTAACGGCAAGGCAGAGTTTCATGAAATGGAGGAGGACGATAATTTCAGTGACTCCGAGTTAGTTTATCATGTCAGGGATGCTCTTAGTTCAGTCTCATCGGTAAGCATTCTGCCACGTGCAACATGCTGTCTTCGAATTTGTCTTGTTAACATTAATGAATCAGGAAACTGTTGGAGCATCTCTCTTTATCTTGCTACTCAGCTTATGATCGTCATCTGTATGAAATTGTTATGTTAATGTTGATGAGCATGCTTTAAATATAAATTCTACTCGTTCAGGGTGATAGTGACAGTTATAACCAGCTTGTTGGGGTTTTGCATCATACGGAGCGGCTCGCTCCTGAGGATGTTGCGCTACTTGTGGTAGGCTCTTTACCAAcattcctgtttttttttttttttggcaaaactATACTCCTATTCACATCTTCAATGATTTTTCTGAGTCATTAATTCTTATCTATATATGCTTGGCAGACGAGTTTAAAGGCACTATCTGGAGCAGTTTCTTATATAGATATTGTTCTTCATGAGACTCTTCTTTCTTCAGTGAGTAGATGATATTTGGATCTGTGTGTTTATTGATgctgttttgttttcttaaatttcattaattttttatgacaaaTGTTTTTCAGATTTTTCGAATGAACATGTGGAACTACGGACCTGATGTGATGGATGCTTTGCTTGAACTAATCATATCCTTGGTATGTGGTTCTTAGGCAGCATTTTATTGTGATGCATGAGGAATAGATTTTCCCCACCTTACTTGGGAGGACAATTTGATGAACCTTTTATGGTTGATTATTGCTGAATATATTGCAGGCTGCTTCAAATGGAAAACATGTCAATTCATGTTTGGAAATGCTTGTTAGCAACTTCACCCCACCAAACTCTTTTGTTAATATGCTGAAGCAGCCACGTGGTCTTGCAAGAAAGGACCAAGTTCTGTCTCGTGTGCATTCAGCTCTGAAACATATAGCTGATTTGGTGCCTCTTGCTCCCTCAATACTATGTCCAATAATTTCTCAAAGAATGCCAATCTATGACAAGGAACCTGTGAGTTCAATAAGCTTTTCACTATCTGCAATCCAATTATGAACATGATACAGTTTTGTGCGATGCatttgttgtaattttgttAGGTCTTAATGCCTTTGCATGTCGCTTTGAGTCGCATGTGGCACATATCTCTGGTCAAGTTGGCGGGGGCAATGTGTTGTGCCTCTTGAGAGCCCCCATGTCAATCTGCTTGGCATTAGTATGCTTTCTGTCTCTCTTGCTCATCATTGTTGATTGTGGCATCTAGGGGGGAGGCAGTGCATATTCTTCATTTTATCACTTCCTTAGTTTTAACCTTCTCTTTGTCAGTGTCATTTCAGTCTTGTGGTTTTGCATTTATCTGGGGCTATGAAGGGTTAATGTGGAAATTTAAGCAACTGCTTGAAACAGACTCTCTTCCAGTTTCAGAATCTCAGTGCTGTACCCATTGGATAGTTTTAAAAACACTgaggattgtattttttttggatcTGGTTTTGGCATATACTGATTGTATCTCTGTAGTTCACGTGTACCTTGCTAAATTTTGATTGTTTCTTCtcataaatttcattattttgttattcCTGATTGCAAATTCCTATTATGCTTGCGACTGTTTTGCTGCCTTAAATTGTCTGCTGTTACAGATCTGAATATTGTTACAGTGTCGGTCATTAGATCTGAAATTATACCAACCTCTTCTTGTAGTTGGCGGTTATATATGTGGAGAACATGTTAAAGCTGGAGAGTGGTGCAATTGGAGAATTTGTTATGAGCACAATGCTTATGGGGCTGATGGACATGCTTATAGAGTTTGATGTAAGTAGTTTGAATTTCCCAAACAAATTAATggctaaaaaaatttatctgCATTTATATGTAATCATGTATTGAGTTTCTTTTAGGTGGAGATTGGATGGGAGGACATTTTACAAGATGACTCTAGTAAAGGCATATTTCAGATGGAGCTTGAAAATGTGGACGAAATTGCAGATTACGATGAGGAGGATGGTACTGAGGTATTATCCATACTCAACAATAAATTGGCTGATATCTAGTTTCAtctattaatctttttaaataaaaaatgatagcAGATTGTTGGAAATGCCTCACTGGTTGAATGTGAGGAAATGCCTCACTGTATTAGTTCCTGCTAACTTTCGAACCTATGGTATACTGTATTGTTTGAAGAGGGATTTTGTTTTCTGATATGATCTTATTTATTCCTATTCTTCTTGAATTCTTATGATTATTTTACTCTGATATTTAAAGTAATTTCAAGATGTTTATGCAGCTTTCAAGAGAATTAACTCGGAAGAGTTTAGGAGGAAGCTTAATTGCTGAAAAATTAGATAGCTTGATGGCGCTAACTTTTGAGCATCTGGAATCATGTAAAGACAGTGGCCGTTTGGTTGAGGTACTCTTGGATGTTCAAATTTTCAATGGCTTTGATATGCCATCTTCTGTGACCAATGTCCAATCGTATTATATTATTGATATGTGTCATTAGGTCTTTGAACATCTTTTAGACTCATTCCGGATTACAGTTCTGACCGCATACAAGTCAAAATTTGCTCAGGTAACGTATACAATGTTTCTCACCAAATTGCCCTGCTTTCTCTCATATTTGTCTCTATTGAATACCGAAAAGTTTTGTTGGTAAAGCCAGCATTAAAATgcattgcttttgctttttctgtATTGCAGTTTGTGATGTTCTATGCCTGTGCTCTAGATCCTGAAAACTGTGGTGTGAGATTTGCCATGTTACTTGCTGATATTTTTGTTCGTGAAGACTACCCTTTGCCTTTCAGGTAATGTGACCATGCTTtgattaaagaaaacaaaattgcttGTTGGTGTGTAACTTCTTGTTTTGGGAAAGGAAACATTCATTTGTTGTGTTGATTGTTAGGGTTTTTTGCCATTAAAACACTTGAAGTTAATCTATACTTAACTTCTTGAAATGATTCTTTTCTGCATTTATAAATTAGATATTTAATACTCATTTTGGTTGTGTTTTCTGTCATGCATTTGTATGGGTACAACTCTAGCACTTTGTTAAGGAATCCTTTCACTGATTGTTTGAAGTAGCTGTCATGGTtgttattttgaaaattgatatCGGGCATGTCAGTCTTGCCTACTGTTTGGTATTGAGCTTGCCAGACACGTCAGCAAAATCATGTGCAGTTTAAATTATCTTGTTTTATATTCTTGATTTTCTATCTCACACTAGTATCAGATTAGACATTTTCTTTGGGTAATTATCTTGGAGTGATTAACCACCTGATTTGAAATCATTTTCTCTTTGTACCGCTGACATGGATGCAATTCTCAATCCCCTTTAATTAAGTTCTCACATCTTCCCTTCCCCTACATTTAGCTTTCCCGTTCTTGTCTGATTTATGGTCAAACTCTAGTTACTTGAAAGTTCTGCGGTGTAATTTTACTTGTTATATGAGCTTGATCTGTGATGCTGATTTTTTCTGGTTCTATACAGGATGAGTGCTGTTGCTTATCTTGCTAGTTATTTGTCTCGTGCAAATTTTCTGTCTGCCCCTTTGGTTGCTGGGATGCTGAAAAGGTTGTGAACCATAACATCCCAATGTGATCCGTACTGCTGTTATAACTACTTAAAATTAATGTGATCTTGTGTTTATGTGTTCTCAGGCTGGTAGATTGGTCTTTTGAATATTGCAAAACGAAAGGTGCTGTAATGGACCCAACATCCCATAGACTTTTCTACTCTGCATGCCAGGTATATGTTGCTTTGGCTATAATTAGGAGGACTGGAAGCTTAGATTTTTGCACTTTTCATCATTGATGAGAAAGCCTTTGGAGACAGTAATGTTATCAAGCATATTTGCATCCTGAAATAATGATAtcttcattatttattaattggcCGTTATACTGTGCATCTTTTGGGAATTGAGAAAGTGACCCACAATGAGTAGTGAATGTTAGTTGACTGCATAATATGTAGttgaaaacattaaatttcCTGCACTGTTAATTCACAAATCcattttttattgtcattttatgtGTGGTAGATGAAAATGGTTACTCACAACACATTCTAAATTGTTAAAATCATTGTTGGAGATGACCTGAGAATGTTGCTGTTTCTTTATGAATAGCATTACATGATCCCTATGTTTTCATtgttatattaatatatgttcGCTAATTTAAATCCAATTCTGTACTGTTTTGGctaatttcaaattaatggTTATTTGTCTGTTTACAGGCGATCATGTATGTGCTCTGCTTCCGAATGAAATCAATGATGGATGTTGCTTGGTTCAAATCACATCTCTTAATAGAGCCAATATTGAATCATAAATTGAGCCCATTGAAGGTGAGGAGATTTTGGGGCACTGCCAAAGACACATAAAAAAGAGTACTCAGCATGTACTATTGCAAAATTGACGTGTGATAGTTTTTGTTTCCACATTGAGAAAGAATTTGTGTATTTACTCTTGTTTAGTCCTTGTCCTTtatcttttcaatttattttatttttcaatggtaCAGGATAGCGATCAAGCAATCCAAACTTTATCAGAATACACGGcttatttcagtttttttttttgacaggtATGTCTGCCTTCCATTGTAGATGAATTTTGCCGACAAGCAGAAGCAGCCTGTCTATTCACCTCATCtgaggaatttatttttaactactCGCTGGAGTCAGAACATTCAAGGGCTTTCGGTGGGATAGAAAGACTTGACATGTTCTTCCCATTTGACCCATGTTTGCTGAAAAAAAGTGACAGGTATACATTCTTAGCTTTTGGATTGATTAATGAATGAAATACCTCTATTTGGGAATTCAGACACTAAATAGGGAGCTTGTTTGAATTCCCAAGACACTAAATACCTCTTACCTACGATTTTGCCTGGGGGGTGGGGTCTCTAGTTTCCAGTTTCCTAAATAGTCCAACATCAGATGATAATGTGGTTGTATAAAATGATCACCTCCGCATTCACCAATAAAATTGTTCTGCAGATAGGAAGgggacttttcttttttttttttctgtttctttttttttggtgagaaatttgttacttttgttttttgaatggTCTGCTGACATGACATTAGTTCATTTCTCTATTAATCTGAAGATACATCCGGCCACACTTCGTGTATTGGTCAATGGTCAGACCtccatatgatgatgatgatgaaggtAGTATTGATGAAGATGTTGAGCAAGAGCTTGATCTGGATGTGAGCAAAATGTCCATAACACCCAGGAATTCCATGGCTTATTGGATTCAGAATGGATTAGAGGAGCCAAGAGGAATGCCTGCAAGAATTAGACCCTCGACAAGTCCAGAGTCTTTGTGATATcaaactacattttttttaaagtctcTTTGTGCTGGAAGATCGGAAGACATGAACACGAAGTCTACCTTGTGCCAGAAGGAAGAGTAGGCGGACAAAGGTGTGCTGCACCTACATGAAGAAAGGGTTTTGCCATTACAATTTTGGATCTATAATTGTGACTTATGgaactcttatttttattttatgtaattttttcatCCACAGGCattgtaaaattaaatgaagATGTGCATGTCCCATAGTGAATTTTGATTTAGTCAAATATCTTTTGTGCCTGTCTTGATTGTAACCGAAAAAAACACACTTGATAGAGTGGTAACTTCATTTCAATGAAGCAGTGGACCTCTACGTCCTGTACAATTTTAGCATATATGACGAGATTTCCTCTTTAGGCAGTTGGCGCCTTGTAATCTATTTAGTCTGAAGAGTGTCATGTGGTTTACATGTGTGCAATAGATTCAACACTTTCACCGGGGCTGACTCAGCCTCTCTTACCAATTCCTTTCTACGCCCTTCGTCTGCCAACATCTGTGCCCAGAATGGAGCAGTCTGGAGAACAACTTGCAATTGCTAACACACACGTGGCCCATTTCTCATTACTTACTCCATTAGGAGGCCATACATAAGAAGGACATGTAGTATGTGTTATATTACCACCAAAATAGTACCACCAACActgttattttataaagaaatagcCTCATCGCATAACCTGCCATTCTAGTTTCATAGagataaaagacaaaaaatcattgatttaaAATGCCTGTAGACGATGATTCTCTCGCTATAGTATTAATTGTATCTtcaaaatacaatatatatatatatatatatatatatatatatatatatatatatatatatatatgtattttgaaGATTTCCAGATCCTAGATTTCCAAGAACGTATGTGACATTAGTAATCAACCCTTTACCAAAAATTTCTCATATCAGACAATTTCCTTTGAAGATAAAGACCTTACTGACAACACCAAGATCGCCATGAGACACAAACATTACTTGACAAATTGCAACAGTATGACATCCCTGAAAGAGGTCGGTGAATATCAAATGAAGCTCCTGAACTTTGAGCATTTTGAATAGCTTTCCCTTTGAGCCCCGAATAAGAGGGGTTAAGAAACAGGCCTTCGCCCATCCTGTCATGGCATCCCTTCTGCATCGTtaaaacctttcttttttttgaatataaGAGGGTTGGGATTCATTCAGCCACAAGGGATTCCGTTCTCCTGTCTCTCACACTAGCCACCTTGAAATGAGGCTTGGATGGAAACACGAATATAGTAGATGCAGCAATTGAGGGTAGAAACCCAGCTGAGTATCTTACACAGGTCACAGAAAATCTGGGCAATTGTTGGACACCTGAGGCAAGTGGTACAAGTTTGTAACTGAGAATATGCTCAGATTTTGGGAGGACAAAAACCGTGTCAATGTGAGACCCAGATAACACAAAACTTTGTGCATCTCCCAATGAGAATTTTACTTCTTGAAGCAATTGTGTTTGGTTCCGAATTTTGATCAAGTATGTGAAGGGATCACCAAGGATGGCATAAGGGGGACAGTCCAAACTCACAACCAAAGGGGGTAATTCCACATTTACATCAGGAAGGATTTGTTCAGTCAAAACTGAAGTCACCGTAGAACCAGATTGCTCTTCAGTCCCAGAATCCCTCCTCCATCTTACACACATTGTCCCTAACCTGAGCTTTGAAGAATTAACTTCAGAAATGACAGTAAAAACCTTTTTGAACTCTTCCCCTGGCACAAGAAGGGCAGGATCTAGGTCTTCAACTTCATGCGGCGTGGAATATGACCTTACAACGCTGTCATTGTCTAATTGGAGGGACATGGATAGTAATCGCAATGGGACCTCAGCAGAGTTCTTAGCACTAACTATG
Coding sequences within it:
- the LOC132171567 gene encoding uncharacterized protein LOC132171567 isoform X1; translated protein: MGAEELVNGKAEFHEMEEDDNFSDSELVYHVRDALSSVSSGDSDSYNQLVGVLHHTERLAPEDVALLVTSLKALSGAVSYIDIVLHETLLSSIFRMNMWNYGPDVMDALLELIISLAASNGKHVNSCLEMLVSNFTPPNSFVNMLKQPRGLARKDQVLSRVHSALKHIADLVPLAPSILCPIISQRMPIYDKEPLAVIYVENMLKLESGAIGEFVMSTMLMGLMDMLIEFDVEIGWEDILQDDSSKGIFQMELENVDEIADYDEEDGTEMFMQLSRELTRKSLGGSLIAEKLDSLMALTFEHLESCKDSGRLVEVFEHLLDSFRITVLTAYKSKFAQFVMFYACALDPENCGVRFAMLLADIFVREDYPLPFRMSAVAYLASYLSRANFLSAPLVAGMLKRLVDWSFEYCKTKGAVMDPTSHRLFYSACQAIMYVLCFRMKSMMDVAWFKSHLLIEPILNHKLSPLKVCLPSIVDEFCRQAEAACLFTSSEEFIFNYSLESEHSRAFGGIERLDMFFPFDPCLLKKSDRYIRPHFVYWSMVRPPYDDDDEGSIDEDVEQELDLDVSKMSITPRNSMAYWIQNGLEEPRGMPARIRPSTSPESL
- the LOC132171567 gene encoding uncharacterized protein LOC132171567 isoform X2 is translated as MGAEELVNGKAEFHEMEEDDNFSDSELVYHVRDALSSVSSGDSDSYNQLVGVLHHTERLAPEDVALLVTSLKALSGAVSYIDIVLHETLLSSIFRMNMWNYGPDVMDALLELIISLAASNGKHVNSCLEMLVSNFTPPNSFVNMLKQPRGLARKDQVLSRVHSALKHIADLVPLAPSILCPIISQRMPIYDKEPLAVIYVENMLKLESGAIGEFVMSTMLMGLMDMLIEFDVEIGWEDILQDDSSKGIFQMELENVDEIADYDEEDGTELSRELTRKSLGGSLIAEKLDSLMALTFEHLESCKDSGRLVEVFEHLLDSFRITVLTAYKSKFAQFVMFYACALDPENCGVRFAMLLADIFVREDYPLPFRMSAVAYLASYLSRANFLSAPLVAGMLKRLVDWSFEYCKTKGAVMDPTSHRLFYSACQAIMYVLCFRMKSMMDVAWFKSHLLIEPILNHKLSPLKVCLPSIVDEFCRQAEAACLFTSSEEFIFNYSLESEHSRAFGGIERLDMFFPFDPCLLKKSDRYIRPHFVYWSMVRPPYDDDDEGSIDEDVEQELDLDVSKMSITPRNSMAYWIQNGLEEPRGMPARIRPSTSPESL